In a genomic window of Muntiacus reevesi chromosome 1, mMunRee1.1, whole genome shotgun sequence:
- the TCOF1 gene encoding treacle protein isoform X9 yields the protein MAEARKRRELLPLIYQHLLQAGYVRAAREVKEQSGQKCFLRQSVTLLDIYTHWQQTSEIGRKRKAEEDAALQAKRTRVSDPISSSESSEEEEEEEAEAQTAKPTPRLAATNSSVTGTVSSSSVKEKAKAKTTKASKTVNSTTHSAPGKAVAHLLTGKSPQKTTAPLANAVLVSETEEEGSVSALRIATAPGIASADQADSSSEDTTSSSDETDLEVKAAVKPLQVRSSAAAVKESPRKSAAPTPGKAGVVTPQVKGSAVTPASRAKKPEEVSESSEESNESEEEAPAGTPSQVKALEKTVPIKVAPSPAKGTPGKGATPAPPGKAGPTATQAMTGKPEEDSESSSQESDSEEETQAVKSPVQAKPSGKIPQVKATSSAPTQVLSPKKGAPPAAPGKAGPAATQPRKQKEESSSSSSSSSSEGSDSEGEAPAAARQATSLAQTKPLEKNSQVRAASAAGAGPSAKGAVPALPQKARSVATQDGKQEDSESSSEEESDSEEEVQRAGTSAQAQSSGKALQVRPASGPAKGPPQKAGPATTQVKVEKAEEDSESSEEESDSEDEAPVAKTPAQAKSAVKTSQIKTSPKKGTPITPASARVPPVQVGTPAPRTATTVSTPTCASSPAVVRRTQKPGEDSSSSEESESEEETAPAAAGGQMKSVGKSLPVKAASAPTKGPSGKGATPGPPGKAGPAVAQVKTEVQEDSESSEESDNEEAAATPAQVKTSVKTPQTKANPSATRVASAKAAAPAPGKETLAVAQAKVGSPAKVKPPARAPQSSAVSGRGRASVPAVGKAAAATAQAQPGPVRGSQEDSESSEEESDSEGEASAQAKPSGKTPQVRTASAPTKASPKKGATPVPPGKAGPPAAQARRQEEDSESSSEEESDSDGDAPAAAPSAQRVAPKLPQARPWPPHPWRRKQRSPQPAVTRTYRRASH from the exons ATGGCTGAGGCCAGGAAGCGGCGGGAGCTGCTTCCCCTGATCTACCAGCATCTGCTTCAGGCGGGCTATGTGCGCGCGGCGCGGGAAGTGAAGGAGCAGAGCGGCCAG AAATGTTTCCTGAGGCAGTCTGTAACCCTTCTGGACATCTATACACACTGGCAACA AACTTCGGAGATTGGCCGGAAACGGAAGGCAGAGGAAGATGCGGCCTTGCAGGCCAAGAGGACCCGCGTATCAGATCCCATCAGCAGCTCAGAGAGCtcggaagaggaggaggaggaggaggcagaagccCAAACCGCCAAACCCA CCCCGAGACTAGCAGCTACCAACTCCTCAGTCACAGGGACAGTTTCGTCTTCAAGTGTGAAAGAAAAAGCCAAG GCAAAGACCACGAAAGCCAGCAAGACGGTGAACTCCACGACACACTCTGCCCCTGGAAAGGCAGTGGCCCATCTCCTCACTGGGAAGTCACCCCAGAAGACGACAGCGCCCTTGGCAAATGCTGTCTTGGTGTCAGAAACCGAGGAGGAGGGCAGCGTGTCAGCCCTCAGAATCGCCACCGCGCCTG GAATAGCATCCGCTGACCAGGCTGACAGCTCCAGTGAGGATACCACCAGCTCGAGCGATGAGACAGACTTGGAG GTGAAAGCCGCAGTAAAACCACTGCAGGTCAGATCCTCAGCCGCTGCAGTCAAGGAGTCTCCGAGAAAAAGTGCAGCCCCAACCCCAGGGAAGGCAGGGGTTGTAACACCCCAAGTCAAAGGTAGTGCTGTGACCCCAGCCAGCAGGGCCAAGAAGCCAGAAGAGGTCTCGGAGAGCAGCGAGGAGTCCAATGAGAGTGAGGAGGAGGCCCCTGCGGGGACACCCAGTCAG GTGAAGGCCTTGGAGAAAACCGTCCCAATCAAAGTTGCTCCTAGTCCTGCCAAGGGGACCCCTGGGAAAGGGGCCACcccagcaccccctgggaaggCAGGGCCCACAGCCACCCAGGCCATGACGGGGAAGCCAGAGGAGGACTCGGAGAGCAGCAGCCAGGAGTCAGACAGCGAGGAGGAGACACAAGCTGTTAAGAGCCCAGTGCAG gcaAAGccctctgggaagatcccccaggttAAAGCCACCTCCTCAGCACCCACCCAGGTGCTTTCCCCTAAGAAAGGGGCCCCTCCAGCAGCCCCTGGCAAGGCAGGGCCTGCAGCCACCCAGCCCAGGAAGCAGAAGGaggagagcagcagcagcagcagcagcagtagcagcgaGGGCTCGGACAGCGAGGGCGAGGCGCCCGCGGCCGCGCGGCAGGCTACAAGCCTGGCTCAG ACAAAGCCCTTGGAGAAAAACTCTCAGGTCAGAGCTGCCTCAGCTGCGGGTGCAGGACCCTCGGCGAAGGGCGCGGTCCCAGCGCTCCCTCAGAAGGCAAGGTCTGTGGCCACCCAGGACGGGAAGCAGGAGGACTCAGAGAGCAGCAGTGAGGAGGAATCGGACAGCGAGGAGGAGGTGCAGAGGGCAGGGACCTCAGCCCAG GCACAGTCCTCTGGGAAAGCCCTCCAGGTCAGACCTGCCTCAGGTCCCGCCAAGGGGCCCCCTCAGAAGGCCGGGCCTGCAACCACTCAGGTCAAGGTCGAAAAGGCTGAGGAAGACTCTGAGAGCAGTGAGGAGGAGTCAGACAGTGAGGATGAAGCTCCTGTAGCCAAGACTCCAGCCCAG GCAAAATCAGCAGTGAAAACTTCTCAGATCAAGACCTCCCCAAAGAAGGGTACCCCCATTACACCTGCATCTGCCAGGGTCCCCCCAGTGCAAGTCGGCACCCCAGCCCCCCGGACAGCAACAACAGTGAGTACACCCACCTGCGCATCATCCCCAGCCGTAGTCAGGCGCACCCAGAAGCCGGGGGAGGACTCTTCAAGCAGCGAGGAGTCCGAGAGCGAGGAGGAGACAGCTCCTGCTGCCGCAGGGGGACAG ATGAAGTCTGTAGGGAAGAGCCTCCCAGTGAAAGCTGCCTCAGCACCCACCAAGGGGCCCTCAGGGAAAGGGGCCACCCCGGGGCCCCCTGGGAAGGCAGGACCCGCAGTGGCACAGGTCAAGACTGAGGTGCAGGAAGACTCAGAGAGCAGTGAGGAGTCGGACAATGAGGAAGCAGCCGCAACTCCCGCACAG GTGAAGACTTCAGTGAAAACCCCTCAGACCAAAGCCAACCCTTCTGCCACCAGAGTGGCTTCAGCCAAAGCGGCAGCACCAGCTCCTGGAAAGGAGACCCTTGCTGTTGCTCAAGCCAAAGTGGGGTCCCCAGCCAAG GTAAAACCACCAGCGAGAGCCCCCCAGAGCAGCGCCGTCTCTGGGAGGGGCCGGGCGTCTGTGCCGGCTGTGGGGAAGGCAGCAGCTGCAACAGCCCAGGCCCAGCCGGGGCCTGTCAGGGGCTCACAGGAGGACTCAGAGAGCAGTGAGGAGGAGTCGGACAGTGAGGGAGAGGCATCTGCTCAG GCGAAGCCCTCAGGAAAGACCCCCCAGGTCAGAACTGCCTCAGCCCCCACCAAGGCATCCCCTAAGAAAGGGGCTACCCCGGTACCCCCTGGGAAGGCAGGACCCCCAGCCGCCCAggccaggaggcaggaggaggactcGGAGAGCAGCAGCGAGGAGGAGTCGGACAGTGATGGGGACGCGCCAGCAGCTGCACCTTCAGCCCAG AGGGTAGCTCCAAAACTGCCACAAGCAAGACCCTGGCCTCCgcatccctggagaagaaagcagAGGAGTCCTCAACCAGCAGTGACGAGGACCTACCGTCGAGCCAG CCACTAG
- the TCOF1 gene encoding treacle protein isoform X7 translates to MAEARKRRELLPLIYQHLLQAGYVRAAREVKEQSGQKCFLRQSVTLLDIYTHWQQTSEIGRKRKAEEDAALQAKRTRVSDPISSSESSEEEEEEEAEAQTAKPTPRLAATNSSVTGTVSSSSVKEKAKAKTTKASKTVNSTTHSAPGKAVAHLLTGKSPQKTTAPLANAVLVSETEEEGSVSALRIATAPGIASADQADSSSEDTTSSSDETDLEVKAAVKPLQVRSSAAAVKESPRKSAAPTPGKAGVVTPQVKGSAVTPASRAKKPEEVSESSEESNESEEEAPAGTPSQVKALEKTVPIKVAPSPAKGTPGKGATPAPPGKAGPTATQAMTGKPEEDSESSSQESDSEEETQAVKSPVQAKPSGKIPQVKATSSAPTQVLSPKKGAPPAAPGKAGPAATQPRKQKEESSSSSSSSSSEGSDSEGEAPAAARQATSLAQTKPLEKNSQVRAASAAGAGPSAKGAVPALPQKARSVATQDGKQEDSESSSEEESDSEEEVQRAGTSAQAQSSGKALQVRPASGPAKGPPQKAGPATTQVKVEKAEEDSESSEEESDSEDEAPVAKTPAQAKSAVKTSQIKTSPKKGTPITPASARVPPVQVGTPAPRTATTVSTPTCASSPAVVRRTQKPGEDSSSSEESESEEETAPAAAGGQMKSVGKSLPVKAASAPTKGPSGKGATPGPPGKAGPAVAQVKTEVQEDSESSEESDNEEAAATPAQVKTSVKTPQTKANPSATRVASAKAAAPAPGKETLAVAQAKVGSPAKVKPPARAPQSSAVSGRGRASVPAVGKAAAATAQAQPGPVRGSQEDSESSEEESDSEGEASAQAKPSGKTPQVRTASAPTKASPKKGATPVPPGKAGPPAAQARRQEEDSESSSEEESDSDGDAPAAAPSAQRVAPKLPQARPWPPHPWRRKQRSPQPAVTRTYRRARLTVLWEHSPRRVPRAPLPRPEWSTSSESLRFPPRSGPQPLPRGTPQPRPPRPRMTATAALQGARTMPRGPRRPRQPTGQAQPPPGRRPWWKKPQQSPVTTRWWHLPSLSSQVL, encoded by the exons ATGGCTGAGGCCAGGAAGCGGCGGGAGCTGCTTCCCCTGATCTACCAGCATCTGCTTCAGGCGGGCTATGTGCGCGCGGCGCGGGAAGTGAAGGAGCAGAGCGGCCAG AAATGTTTCCTGAGGCAGTCTGTAACCCTTCTGGACATCTATACACACTGGCAACA AACTTCGGAGATTGGCCGGAAACGGAAGGCAGAGGAAGATGCGGCCTTGCAGGCCAAGAGGACCCGCGTATCAGATCCCATCAGCAGCTCAGAGAGCtcggaagaggaggaggaggaggaggcagaagccCAAACCGCCAAACCCA CCCCGAGACTAGCAGCTACCAACTCCTCAGTCACAGGGACAGTTTCGTCTTCAAGTGTGAAAGAAAAAGCCAAG GCAAAGACCACGAAAGCCAGCAAGACGGTGAACTCCACGACACACTCTGCCCCTGGAAAGGCAGTGGCCCATCTCCTCACTGGGAAGTCACCCCAGAAGACGACAGCGCCCTTGGCAAATGCTGTCTTGGTGTCAGAAACCGAGGAGGAGGGCAGCGTGTCAGCCCTCAGAATCGCCACCGCGCCTG GAATAGCATCCGCTGACCAGGCTGACAGCTCCAGTGAGGATACCACCAGCTCGAGCGATGAGACAGACTTGGAG GTGAAAGCCGCAGTAAAACCACTGCAGGTCAGATCCTCAGCCGCTGCAGTCAAGGAGTCTCCGAGAAAAAGTGCAGCCCCAACCCCAGGGAAGGCAGGGGTTGTAACACCCCAAGTCAAAGGTAGTGCTGTGACCCCAGCCAGCAGGGCCAAGAAGCCAGAAGAGGTCTCGGAGAGCAGCGAGGAGTCCAATGAGAGTGAGGAGGAGGCCCCTGCGGGGACACCCAGTCAG GTGAAGGCCTTGGAGAAAACCGTCCCAATCAAAGTTGCTCCTAGTCCTGCCAAGGGGACCCCTGGGAAAGGGGCCACcccagcaccccctgggaaggCAGGGCCCACAGCCACCCAGGCCATGACGGGGAAGCCAGAGGAGGACTCGGAGAGCAGCAGCCAGGAGTCAGACAGCGAGGAGGAGACACAAGCTGTTAAGAGCCCAGTGCAG gcaAAGccctctgggaagatcccccaggttAAAGCCACCTCCTCAGCACCCACCCAGGTGCTTTCCCCTAAGAAAGGGGCCCCTCCAGCAGCCCCTGGCAAGGCAGGGCCTGCAGCCACCCAGCCCAGGAAGCAGAAGGaggagagcagcagcagcagcagcagcagtagcagcgaGGGCTCGGACAGCGAGGGCGAGGCGCCCGCGGCCGCGCGGCAGGCTACAAGCCTGGCTCAG ACAAAGCCCTTGGAGAAAAACTCTCAGGTCAGAGCTGCCTCAGCTGCGGGTGCAGGACCCTCGGCGAAGGGCGCGGTCCCAGCGCTCCCTCAGAAGGCAAGGTCTGTGGCCACCCAGGACGGGAAGCAGGAGGACTCAGAGAGCAGCAGTGAGGAGGAATCGGACAGCGAGGAGGAGGTGCAGAGGGCAGGGACCTCAGCCCAG GCACAGTCCTCTGGGAAAGCCCTCCAGGTCAGACCTGCCTCAGGTCCCGCCAAGGGGCCCCCTCAGAAGGCCGGGCCTGCAACCACTCAGGTCAAGGTCGAAAAGGCTGAGGAAGACTCTGAGAGCAGTGAGGAGGAGTCAGACAGTGAGGATGAAGCTCCTGTAGCCAAGACTCCAGCCCAG GCAAAATCAGCAGTGAAAACTTCTCAGATCAAGACCTCCCCAAAGAAGGGTACCCCCATTACACCTGCATCTGCCAGGGTCCCCCCAGTGCAAGTCGGCACCCCAGCCCCCCGGACAGCAACAACAGTGAGTACACCCACCTGCGCATCATCCCCAGCCGTAGTCAGGCGCACCCAGAAGCCGGGGGAGGACTCTTCAAGCAGCGAGGAGTCCGAGAGCGAGGAGGAGACAGCTCCTGCTGCCGCAGGGGGACAG ATGAAGTCTGTAGGGAAGAGCCTCCCAGTGAAAGCTGCCTCAGCACCCACCAAGGGGCCCTCAGGGAAAGGGGCCACCCCGGGGCCCCCTGGGAAGGCAGGACCCGCAGTGGCACAGGTCAAGACTGAGGTGCAGGAAGACTCAGAGAGCAGTGAGGAGTCGGACAATGAGGAAGCAGCCGCAACTCCCGCACAG GTGAAGACTTCAGTGAAAACCCCTCAGACCAAAGCCAACCCTTCTGCCACCAGAGTGGCTTCAGCCAAAGCGGCAGCACCAGCTCCTGGAAAGGAGACCCTTGCTGTTGCTCAAGCCAAAGTGGGGTCCCCAGCCAAG GTAAAACCACCAGCGAGAGCCCCCCAGAGCAGCGCCGTCTCTGGGAGGGGCCGGGCGTCTGTGCCGGCTGTGGGGAAGGCAGCAGCTGCAACAGCCCAGGCCCAGCCGGGGCCTGTCAGGGGCTCACAGGAGGACTCAGAGAGCAGTGAGGAGGAGTCGGACAGTGAGGGAGAGGCATCTGCTCAG GCGAAGCCCTCAGGAAAGACCCCCCAGGTCAGAACTGCCTCAGCCCCCACCAAGGCATCCCCTAAGAAAGGGGCTACCCCGGTACCCCCTGGGAAGGCAGGACCCCCAGCCGCCCAggccaggaggcaggaggaggactcGGAGAGCAGCAGCGAGGAGGAGTCGGACAGTGATGGGGACGCGCCAGCAGCTGCACCTTCAGCCCAG AGGGTAGCTCCAAAACTGCCACAAGCAAGACCCTGGCCTCCgcatccctggagaagaaagcagAGGAGTCCTCAACCAGCAGTGACGAGGACCTACCGTCGAGCCAG ACTGACAGTGCTGTGGGAACACTCTCCACGGCGAGTCCCCAGAGCACCCCTACCCAGGCCAGAATGGTCAACAAGCTCAGAAAGCCTGAGGTTCCCGCCTCGCAGCGGGCCCCAGCCACTCCCTCGGGGCACCCCACAGCCAAGACCCCCGCGCCCTCGGATGACAGCAACAGCAGCTCTTCAGGGAGCGAGGACGATGCCGAGGGGTCCCAGGCGGCCCCGTCAGCCCACAGGCCAG GCCCAGCCCCCTCCAGGAAGGAGACCTTGGTGGAAGAAACCACAGCAGAGTCCAGTGACGACGAGGTGGTGGCACCTTCCCAG TCTCTCCTCTCAGGTTTTGTGA
- the TCOF1 gene encoding treacle protein isoform X2 encodes MAEARKRRELLPLIYQHLLQAGYVRAAREVKEQSGQKCFLRQSVTLLDIYTHWQQTSEIGRKRKAEEDAALQAKRTRVSDPISSSESSEEEEEEEAEAQTAKPTPRLAATNSSVTGTVSSSSVKEKAKAKTTKASKTVNSTTHSAPGKAVAHLLTGKSPQKTTAPLANAVLVSETEEEGSVSALRIATAPGIASADQADSSSEDTTSSSDETDLEVKAAVKPLQVRSSAAAVKESPRKSAAPTPGKAGVVTPQVKGSAVTPASRAKKPEEVSESSEESNESEEEAPAGTPSQVKALEKTVPIKVAPSPAKGTPGKGATPAPPGKAGPTATQAMTGKPEEDSESSSQESDSEEETQAVKSPVQAKPSGKIPQVKATSSAPTQVLSPKKGAPPAAPGKAGPAATQPRKQKEESSSSSSSSSSEGSDSEGEAPAAARQATSLAQTKPLEKNSQVRAASAAGAGPSAKGAVPALPQKARSVATQDGKQEDSESSSEEESDSEEEVQRAGTSAQAQSSGKALQVRPASGPAKGPPQKAGPATTQVKVEKAEEDSESSEEESDSEDEAPVAKTPAQAKSAVKTSQIKTSPKKGTPITPASARVPPVQVGTPAPRTATTVSTPTCASSPAVVRRTQKPGEDSSSSEESESEEETAPAAAGGQMKSVGKSLPVKAASAPTKGPSGKGATPGPPGKAGPAVAQVKTEVQEDSESSEESDNEEAAATPAQVKTSVKTPQTKANPSATRVASAKAAAPAPGKETLAVAQAKVGSPAKVKPPARAPQSSAVSGRGRASVPAVGKAAAATAQAQPGPVRGSQEDSESSEEESDSEGEASAQAKPSGKTPQVRTASAPTKASPKKGATPVPPGKAGPPAAQARRQEEDSESSSEEESDSDGDAPAAAPSAQRVAPKLPQARPWPPHPWRRKQRSPQPAVTRTYRRASPAGPAATPAQAQATGTPRKAQASESTARSSSESEDEDVIPATQCLTPATRTSVVTVPTAPPKAALRASVVGAPSSEDTSRGSEGKKQEASATQVTKRNLPLTQAALKVLAQKASEAQPPAAKTPSSSGTDSAVGTLSTASPQSTPTQARMVNKLRKPEVPASQRAPATPSGHPTAKTPAPSDDSNSSSSGSEDDAEGSQAAPSAHRPGPAPSRKETLVEETTAESSDDEVVAPSQSLLSGFVTPGLTPAGSKTSKATPKPDASPSVSSAPATRDASEGKQEVEPQQAAGTMSPKTGKKEAGATPQKPGKGPGSPPASMLALQNNITRRLLSEPWPLNEAQVQASVAKVLTELLEQERKKAVDTAKEGSQKGRLGHKRKLSEDQTTPKAPKSKKKKQLAATDGGEHVVSSEKAPRTVKGKSKKDRAGGDVKEKKEKESPGSQGAKEKPVGELGTPKGDGGDHGNLKIKKEKKKSDKKKKDKEKKEKKKKAKKASTKDPGSPSQKKKKRKKKMAEQTV; translated from the exons ATGGCTGAGGCCAGGAAGCGGCGGGAGCTGCTTCCCCTGATCTACCAGCATCTGCTTCAGGCGGGCTATGTGCGCGCGGCGCGGGAAGTGAAGGAGCAGAGCGGCCAG AAATGTTTCCTGAGGCAGTCTGTAACCCTTCTGGACATCTATACACACTGGCAACA AACTTCGGAGATTGGCCGGAAACGGAAGGCAGAGGAAGATGCGGCCTTGCAGGCCAAGAGGACCCGCGTATCAGATCCCATCAGCAGCTCAGAGAGCtcggaagaggaggaggaggaggaggcagaagccCAAACCGCCAAACCCA CCCCGAGACTAGCAGCTACCAACTCCTCAGTCACAGGGACAGTTTCGTCTTCAAGTGTGAAAGAAAAAGCCAAG GCAAAGACCACGAAAGCCAGCAAGACGGTGAACTCCACGACACACTCTGCCCCTGGAAAGGCAGTGGCCCATCTCCTCACTGGGAAGTCACCCCAGAAGACGACAGCGCCCTTGGCAAATGCTGTCTTGGTGTCAGAAACCGAGGAGGAGGGCAGCGTGTCAGCCCTCAGAATCGCCACCGCGCCTG GAATAGCATCCGCTGACCAGGCTGACAGCTCCAGTGAGGATACCACCAGCTCGAGCGATGAGACAGACTTGGAG GTGAAAGCCGCAGTAAAACCACTGCAGGTCAGATCCTCAGCCGCTGCAGTCAAGGAGTCTCCGAGAAAAAGTGCAGCCCCAACCCCAGGGAAGGCAGGGGTTGTAACACCCCAAGTCAAAGGTAGTGCTGTGACCCCAGCCAGCAGGGCCAAGAAGCCAGAAGAGGTCTCGGAGAGCAGCGAGGAGTCCAATGAGAGTGAGGAGGAGGCCCCTGCGGGGACACCCAGTCAG GTGAAGGCCTTGGAGAAAACCGTCCCAATCAAAGTTGCTCCTAGTCCTGCCAAGGGGACCCCTGGGAAAGGGGCCACcccagcaccccctgggaaggCAGGGCCCACAGCCACCCAGGCCATGACGGGGAAGCCAGAGGAGGACTCGGAGAGCAGCAGCCAGGAGTCAGACAGCGAGGAGGAGACACAAGCTGTTAAGAGCCCAGTGCAG gcaAAGccctctgggaagatcccccaggttAAAGCCACCTCCTCAGCACCCACCCAGGTGCTTTCCCCTAAGAAAGGGGCCCCTCCAGCAGCCCCTGGCAAGGCAGGGCCTGCAGCCACCCAGCCCAGGAAGCAGAAGGaggagagcagcagcagcagcagcagcagtagcagcgaGGGCTCGGACAGCGAGGGCGAGGCGCCCGCGGCCGCGCGGCAGGCTACAAGCCTGGCTCAG ACAAAGCCCTTGGAGAAAAACTCTCAGGTCAGAGCTGCCTCAGCTGCGGGTGCAGGACCCTCGGCGAAGGGCGCGGTCCCAGCGCTCCCTCAGAAGGCAAGGTCTGTGGCCACCCAGGACGGGAAGCAGGAGGACTCAGAGAGCAGCAGTGAGGAGGAATCGGACAGCGAGGAGGAGGTGCAGAGGGCAGGGACCTCAGCCCAG GCACAGTCCTCTGGGAAAGCCCTCCAGGTCAGACCTGCCTCAGGTCCCGCCAAGGGGCCCCCTCAGAAGGCCGGGCCTGCAACCACTCAGGTCAAGGTCGAAAAGGCTGAGGAAGACTCTGAGAGCAGTGAGGAGGAGTCAGACAGTGAGGATGAAGCTCCTGTAGCCAAGACTCCAGCCCAG GCAAAATCAGCAGTGAAAACTTCTCAGATCAAGACCTCCCCAAAGAAGGGTACCCCCATTACACCTGCATCTGCCAGGGTCCCCCCAGTGCAAGTCGGCACCCCAGCCCCCCGGACAGCAACAACAGTGAGTACACCCACCTGCGCATCATCCCCAGCCGTAGTCAGGCGCACCCAGAAGCCGGGGGAGGACTCTTCAAGCAGCGAGGAGTCCGAGAGCGAGGAGGAGACAGCTCCTGCTGCCGCAGGGGGACAG ATGAAGTCTGTAGGGAAGAGCCTCCCAGTGAAAGCTGCCTCAGCACCCACCAAGGGGCCCTCAGGGAAAGGGGCCACCCCGGGGCCCCCTGGGAAGGCAGGACCCGCAGTGGCACAGGTCAAGACTGAGGTGCAGGAAGACTCAGAGAGCAGTGAGGAGTCGGACAATGAGGAAGCAGCCGCAACTCCCGCACAG GTGAAGACTTCAGTGAAAACCCCTCAGACCAAAGCCAACCCTTCTGCCACCAGAGTGGCTTCAGCCAAAGCGGCAGCACCAGCTCCTGGAAAGGAGACCCTTGCTGTTGCTCAAGCCAAAGTGGGGTCCCCAGCCAAG GTAAAACCACCAGCGAGAGCCCCCCAGAGCAGCGCCGTCTCTGGGAGGGGCCGGGCGTCTGTGCCGGCTGTGGGGAAGGCAGCAGCTGCAACAGCCCAGGCCCAGCCGGGGCCTGTCAGGGGCTCACAGGAGGACTCAGAGAGCAGTGAGGAGGAGTCGGACAGTGAGGGAGAGGCATCTGCTCAG GCGAAGCCCTCAGGAAAGACCCCCCAGGTCAGAACTGCCTCAGCCCCCACCAAGGCATCCCCTAAGAAAGGGGCTACCCCGGTACCCCCTGGGAAGGCAGGACCCCCAGCCGCCCAggccaggaggcaggaggaggactcGGAGAGCAGCAGCGAGGAGGAGTCGGACAGTGATGGGGACGCGCCAGCAGCTGCACCTTCAGCCCAG AGGGTAGCTCCAAAACTGCCACAAGCAAGACCCTGGCCTCCgcatccctggagaagaaagcagAGGAGTCCTCAACCAGCAGTGACGAGGACCTACCGTCGAGCCAG TCCAGCTGGCCCAGCTGCTACCCCCGCCCAAGCACAGGCTACAGGCACCCCGAGGAAGGCTCAGGCCTCGGAGAGCACAGCCAGGAGCTCCTCTGAGAGCGAGGATGAGGATGTGATCCCCGCTACACAGTGCCTGACTCCTG CCACTAGGACCAGCGTGGTGACTGTGCCCACGGCCCCCCCAAAGGCGGCCCTCAGAGCCAGTGTGGTGGGGGCCCCCAGCAGTGAGGACACAAGTCGGGGGTCTGAAGGCAAGAAACAGGAGGCTTCAGCCACTCAG GTGACCAAGAGGAACCTCCCGCTAACGCAGGCTGCCCTGAAGGTTCTTGCCCAGAAAGCCAGTGAGGCCCAGCCTCCTGCTGCCAAGACCCCGTCTTCAAGTGGG ACTGACAGTGCTGTGGGAACACTCTCCACGGCGAGTCCCCAGAGCACCCCTACCCAGGCCAGAATGGTCAACAAGCTCAGAAAGCCTGAGGTTCCCGCCTCGCAGCGGGCCCCAGCCACTCCCTCGGGGCACCCCACAGCCAAGACCCCCGCGCCCTCGGATGACAGCAACAGCAGCTCTTCAGGGAGCGAGGACGATGCCGAGGGGTCCCAGGCGGCCCCGTCAGCCCACAGGCCAG GCCCAGCCCCCTCCAGGAAGGAGACCTTGGTGGAAGAAACCACAGCAGAGTCCAGTGACGACGAGGTGGTGGCACCTTCCCAG TCTCTCCTCTCAGGTTTTGTGACTCCTGGGCTGACTCCAGCCGGTTCCAAGACTTCAAAGGCCACTCCCAAACCAGATGCCAGcccctctgtttcctctgctccGGCCACCAGAGATGCCTCAGAGGGCAAGCAGGAAGTGGAGCCCCAGCAAGCAGCAGGCACCATGTCCCCTAAAACAG GCAAAAAAGAGGCTGGTGCCACACCTCAGAAGCCCGGGAAGGGGCCTGGGAGTCCCCCGGCCTCCATGCTGGCGCTGCAGAACAACATCACCCGGCGCCTCCTGAGCGAGCCCTGGCCCCTGAACGAGGCGCAGGTGCAGGCCTCAGTGGCGAAGGTGCTGACGGAGCTGCTGGAGCAGGAGAGGAAGAAGGCCGTGGACACCGCCAAGGAAGGCAGCCAGAAGGGCCGCCTGGGCCATAAGCGGAAGCTGTCCGAAGACCAGACAACCCCCAAGGCCCCCaagagcaagaaaaagaagcagctGGCAGCCACAGATGGCGGGGAGCATGTGGTCTCCTCAGAAAAGGCCCCCAGGACTGTCAAGGGGAAATCCAAGAAGGACAGAGCAGGTGGTGACGtcaaggagaagaaggagaaggagtctCCCGGCTCTCAAGGGGCCAAGGAGAAGCCGGTAGGGGAGCTGGGGACCCCGAAGGGTGATGGGGGAGACCACGGCAACCTCAAgatcaagaaagagaagaagaaatccGACAAGA aaaaaaaagacaaggagaaaaaggaaaagaagaagaaagcaaaaaaggcCTCAACCAAAGATCCTGGCTCaccatcacagaagaaaaagaagagaaag AAGAAGATGGCAGAGCAGACTGTCTGA